Genomic DNA from Candidatus Kaiserbacteria bacterium:
ACGCACAATCTTGCGATTGGTGACAAGACTGCAGAGGATATTAAAATTGGTGTTGGTTCAGCCTTGCCACTTGAGGAAGAACTCAGTATGAATGTGAGTGGGCGTGATTTACTCACGGGGCTTCCACGCACTGCAGAAGTAAAAACAAATGAAATCGTGCGTGCTATTTCCCGCGAGTTGCGAGAAATGATAAAAGCAATCAAGGACGTGTTTCAGGATACCCCACCGGAACTCGCTTCAGATATTATCGATCATGGCATTATCATGACGGGTGGTACGTCACAGTTGCGCAATTTTCCTGAACTCGTAAAACGCCGTACGGGAGTCACCGCAGCACTCGCCGACCAAGCACTTTTTTGCGTTGCAAAGGGAACCGGTGAAGCACTCCAGCATCTTGATATCTACAAACGCACCATTCTCGCGAAGCGATAACATCTATATACGTTTATATTGATGAATAACTTCACGAGTGGGTCTCTTCGCCATTATTGACTTACATTGATATCCATAGTATAATAATAGCGTTATATTTTAGTTTTTTACGGAGGCTCAAATGCTTGGATTCGTGTACTCCCGTCGGGAGTTTGAAAAAGGTGCACCAGTAAAGTTCGAACGGTACGGTGTTCTCCTAACAGGAAGGGTGTTGGAGCAAAATGGCGAACGTGTCAGGATTGCACTTACTAAACCTGTCATTGTGGTCACCAAAACCATCAAGAAAAAATGGTTTGGGCGTATTGAAGAATTGAGTCAAGTGTCAAAATTGGTCTCTGAGATTGAACTTGCGTCGCACTATGTGTATTCGATTGACGAAGCACATTTGTAATATTAAGAAAGTCTCAGAGCCATCATGGCATCGTGTGAAATTACACGGTGCCATTTTATTTTCCCCTCCTTGTTACTTACGATACGCCTATGGCGCGGTATGATACTGGTATGGAAATACCACAGCAGAAATTTAAAACCCCTGAGGAGGAGATTGCTTTTTTACGTGGAGAGATGGCACGGCGTGAGCAGGAGGTCCTCTCTCGTAATAGAGAGATGGATGCCGCCGACCGTGACAGTGTGGGAAAGGAGGTTATTCGTGAGTACGCTGAGCATGATCCCGTCATGGTTCTTGAAAAGAAGCATCAACTTACGCCGCTGGCTGTTGCCGAATCTCATGGGCATGTGGAAATTGCACCTCATAAAGTGGAGGAGATAATCCACATAGCGTATGAAAAGGGTATTAGGAACGCGATGTCGGTCCTCGAGCGTATGAACGACCCGTTTCTCGCTGATGAAGTCCATCGCGAACTCGCGCGACTTATTAGGAATGAAACGCAGGTCGCTGACCTTAAAGAAAGTATGCCGCTCTGGAAAGTGCTCAACATGTCACTTTTTGAGATATCTCTTCCACATCAACCCGATGAGTCCAAGCAAGATAATATCAAAGCCATCTTTTCAGCAATGGAGCAATTTTATTCCGGCATGCAGACCATTTCGGCACGCAAGAGCCATTTGTGTTACACGCTTGAAATCGCTGTCTCTGATAAAAGTGACGATATTATTTTCTATGTTGCTGTCCCTACTGAGTTTGAAAATCTGTTTGAAAAACATTCACTTTCGCTTTTCCCACATGCGGTCCTCCGTGCCCAGCAAAACGATTACAATATTTTTGTGGATGGTGGTGTAAGTATGGTGTCTGTCCTTGAACTTAAAAAACATCCCATCTATCCACTCAAGCTCCATGAGACTTTCGAGAAGGATCCACTCAATGTTATTTTGAATGCATTTTCAAAAATTGAACGCAATGGCGGTGGTGCAGCAATTCAGATAGTAGTCGGCAATAGCGCTGATGAATACCATGACGAATATAGCAGTATTGTGAAACGTATGGAGAAAGGTGAAAAAGCAGAAGTATCGATTCGTAAAAGCAGTTTTGGCGGTCAACTTTTTGAACTGGTGAAAGACATGGCGGTAGACCAAAAAAAGAAAGATGACCCCAACCAATGCTGATAATAAAGTAGACACTGAAAAGATTGAAATTTTTGGAAAGAAGATTCAATCACCCGTGGTAGAAACCAACATTCGCCTTGCGGTGTCTGCGGAAACCCAACCCCGTGCACAGCAAATACTTACCGAGCTAGAGTCCTGCTTCAATCAGTTTCAGGATATGAAAGGGAATCAGTGTTCTTTCAGACGTTTTTCCGGAGGGAAGCAGCAGAAGATTTTACGTGATTTTTCGTTTCGTGAGTTTGATTCTTCGTTTGCGGTGCCACTCTCACTCACCGAACTTTCGACTCTCATACACTTTCCTGCAGAGGGTATTGAGTCGACACCACAATTCAAACAGTCACGTGCGAAGGGAGTCTCAGCACCACTTAATCTTCCAAAACACGGTACACTCCTTGGTGCGAACGAGTATCGAAATGTGACCACAAACGTATACCTTACGCCCGAGGATAGATTGCGTCATTTCTATGTCATTGGTCAGACTGGTGCTGGGAAATCTACACTCATAAAGAATATGATTGTGCAGGATATTCAGGATGGAGCAGGTGTGTGTTTTATTGACCCACACGGTACGGATATTATGGATGTGGTCGCTGGAATACCTCCTGAGCGTCTTGATGATGTGATCTACTTTGATCCAGCAAATCTTGAAACATCAATCGGGCTCAATATGCTTGAATTTGATGAGAACAAGCCTGAGCAGAAGACTTTTATTGTGAACGAGTTGCTTTCGATATTCCAGAAACTCTACGGAGCAAACCCTGAAGCACTTGGTCCTATGTTTGAGCAGTACTTCCGTAACTCCACATTGCTCGTTATGGAAGATCCCGCATCGGGGAGCACGCTCCTCGACATCTCGCGCGTTATGGTTGACCCCGTATTCCGCGCACGCAAACTTGCTAAGGCAACAAACCCTGTGGTGAAACAATTCTGGGAAAAGATTGCAACGAAGGCCGGTGGTGAGCAGTCGCTTGAAAACTTTGTACCGTATATTACCTCAAAGATTGACCCACTCACCGCCAACGACTACATTCGTCCTATTATCGGCCAGCAAAAATCTTCATTCAACTTCCGTGACATCATGGATACAAAGAAGATACTCCTTGTTAATCTTTCAAAGGGACGTCTCGGTGAATTGAATGCAAGCCTCATCGGTATGGTCATTGTGGGCAAGATACTCATGGCAGCATTGTCACGTGTGGATGACCCCACAAAGGGTTTCCCACCGTTCTATCTGTATATAGATGAATTCCAAAACATCACTACTGATTCTATATCAGCGATTCTGTCTGAGGCGCGTAAGTATAAGCTTGGACTTATGATTGCAAACCAATATATTGCACAGATAGATGAAAAAATTCGTGATGCTATTTTCGGTAACGTTGGCTCCATGGCAGTCTTCCGTGTGGGTACCGAGGATGCCACATTCCTAGAGAAGCAATTTGCACCAACATTTCTCACGTCGGACCTCATGAATATCGAAAACCGAAATGCCTATGTACGTATTCTTGCGGACGGCACACCCACTCAGCCGTTCAATATTCATACCATGAAACCAAATGACCCTAATCCCGAGTATGCAAAACAACTCATTGAATACTCAACACTCAAGTACGGTACACCACGACTACAGGTAGATGCGGTAATACGTGCCCGATATCTTGCATAGTTATCAACGGTCGCGTGCGCTAGAGATTTCAATGCAATGGTACAATAATCATTAATATGGGAGGTAATAGTACTTTACAGAGTGCTGTGTTGTCTGATAATGGGGGAACACAGAAAAAATTTGACCTTAAGAGTTGGCAGGGTCTTACTGAGCTCCTCAAAGCAGGGAAAAACGCGCTTAAACCCGAAGTGTATGCTGAGTTTCGAAATCTTGTGCTGGAATACGCTCAGCATGGGGGAGATGCTGAATACAAAAAACGCATTGACGACGTCGTGGCGACTTTCAGTAACCCTGTGGCGGTACCTCCAAAGACGATTCCCACGGAAAGTATAAAAGATATAGCACCTGAGCCTAAGCCCGCGCTCCATTCCCGTCGTGTCGCCCCACGCTTTGGCGGTGCTTCGACAACCCCACCGTCACGTACTGTGGATGTCGGTAGTGTTACTCCTTTGTCGATTCTTCCACAAGAATCTGTGCTCGCGGAAATACCTCAAGCACCACAACCTGTTAAAGAGCCTGAAGTTACAAAGCCAGCACAATCAGTTTCAGTACCTGTTTCTGAGCCCGTGGCAATAGTTCCTGAATCAGTAGTTCCCCCCGATGCTCCTCCTGTTTTAGTTTCTTTGCCACCAACTCTAGAAACAGTCGTAGAACCCACACCCCTAGTTCCTGAGCCTGTTTCTACAGAGATTTCTCAACCACCGAAACAAGTAATTCAATCAGAGTCTGAGCAACCTCAGGAGACTAAGGATTCTTTTATGAGTATGGAGGAGTATAAGGAACGTGTCGCAGAGATTAAGCGTGCAGTCAATACGCATTTTGGAAATCCTGTAGCACTTATGGCGGTGCCAAACAACCTCGGAAAGATATACATGACTGCGCTCCTCGCTGCACTCAAGGCTTCCTCTCCAGGTAGTCCGGTAAGTGTAGATAGTGCAATACTAGAACTCGAACTCGCCTATAATCAATTGATTGAAGGCAATAAGGCCTCATCTTCTGCGGTACCCAGAAACACAGAGCAGGTCCCTCCATCTACTGCCGTACCCACCCTCGTTCCCGAAGCAGTAACGCCCGAAATAGTTTCTGAACCAAAAACTACACCTGAACTTGTTTCTACACCAGTACCTTTGGAATCTGTTGCCGAGACACTTGCAACGCTTGTGCCTCCGACAGAACCTGTTCCGCTCACAGAATCAGAGATTGGTATCTCTTTGCCAGAGAAATCTTTGTCACCAATACTGAATACGCATTTGGAAAACGACCCGGAGCGTATGAGTATTCTCGAGCGCATTGAATCAGAACAAGGTCTTCCAAGCTTACAAGAGCATACAGAAGCATCACGTTCTGAAGAAATGCACTCCGCGTTTGAAAAAACAGATAGCACTATTTCTGCGGTTGTTGGTTCGGTACACAAAACACTCAATCCACTTCCCGATACAATCTCTGGTTTTGTAACTGATGGCATTAGTGATTATGAAAAGTGGGCTGCTACTGCAGAATCAGCGTCTCCTATCACTTTAACTACTCTCGAATCAGAAGATCCTATCGCCATTCGGGAAAATAAAATGACCAAGAAAAATATTGTCGAAAAGAACGATACTGAAACACTTGTACATGAAGGAATCAACACCGATGACGTTGTCATAAAACAGACAGAACTTTTTTCGTCTCAGATTACAAAAACACTCGATAAAATGCTTCATGATTGGAATGTGTTTGCGGGGAGTGGATTTTTTGGTATTGGTCCTGGAGGTATTGAGCATCCCCTTTTCAAAAGGTTGGGAGTCTTGAGCATGGGCGAAGTGTTGGCAGGGCGCTTTGACGAGGCTGATCCTAAAATTGTCAAAGCCATTAAGCAATATGTCGATGCATGGCATCATGAGCAGGGAATCATTTTTACGCAAAACGAAACTTTTGAACACTATCTTCGCCGTGTGGTACAGAAGATTTCTAAGAGACAAGGCGGTTAAAATGATGCATACTGCATAGATATGCATCATGCAAATGCACTTATAGGGAGTCGTACGTGGGCGTATGCGTATGGAGGGTTCAACACAACAGGAGAAAATCCCGATGTCTCTCTCCGCGAGTTTGACCGGATGGCGATTGCTGATGTACGTTCACTTATTCATGATGCAATGCTTCGGCCAGTACAAGATGATGTTCGTGTATTTGTCATTGCAGCAGATTCCATTCTTGGTGAAGCCCAAAATGCACTTTTGAAACTTTTTGAAGAACCAAACGCTCATACGTGCTTCTACCTCATCATTCCACGTGAGGACATGCTCTTACCCACACTGCGCTCTCGACTTTCTATTATGGCTGTTGAAGATTCTGTTACTACGCATACTTCATTCATCGCATTTCAAAAGTTGGGATACAGCGAAAGACTTTTACTTATCACAAAAAAGCTAAATACCGAAGATAATGCATTTTTTGCTGAAATTGCAGCAGGATTTGCGGAGTACGCGCACACGAGAAGAAACGCAGCACTTATACAAGATTCACTCATGCTCGCCACGTATTTGCCCATGCCGGGAAGTTCCAAAAAGATGCTCTTTGAACACATCGCACTTACCCTTTGAAGAAGTACAAGAGTACGTTAAAATAGCAACACTATGTCATACAACACAAAACAATTTACTGAACGTGCAGAAGATGTCGTCAAATGGCTTGAACGAGAGTTTTCGAGTATTCGTACCGGGCGTGCCACACCGACACTTCTTGACCTCGTCTTAGTGGAGTCATATGGTGCGCGCGTACCACTCCAGCAGGTGGGTTCCGTAAATACCGAAGATGCACGCACTCTCCGTGTGTCTATCTGGGACAAGAGCGTTATAAAGAGCGTTGAGAAGGCTATCGTCGATGCAGATCTCGGCGTGTCTGTGGTGACTGATGGTTCAGGTATCCGCGTCATTTTCCCCGAGCTTACGAGTGAGCGCAGAGTACAACTTCTTAAAATCGCTAAGGCAAAGCTCGAAGAAGCACGCGTCTCACTTCGTGGTGCGCGCGACGAGACCATAAAGGAAATTGATAAACTCGAAAAAGCAGGTGAGATGAGTCAGGATGAAAAATTTAATGCAAAAGAAGACATTCAAAAACACATTGACACTTTTAATAATAAGCTCGCCACCTTGATGGATTTAAAGGAGGCTGAAATCAACATATAATGTCAATCCTCATATTTTTAGTTGTTCTTTTTGTACTTGTCTTGGTACATGAATTAGGACATTTTGCAGTGGCAAAGTGGACGGGGATGCGCGTGGATGAATTTGGTATCGGGTTCCCTCCAAAACTTTTTGGTATTCGTCGAGGTGAGACGGAGTACACGTTTAATCTATTTCCGATAGGGGGATTTGTAAAAATCTATGGTGAGGATGCTCTCCTTGAAGGGGAGGCAACTCACCCCGACGCGAATTCACGCTCATTTATGTCAAAGGGGAAGTGGGCACAAGCGACAGTACTTGTTGCAGGTATCACCATGAACATTCTTTTTGCATGGTTTCTCATCACGCTTGCTTTTAGTATGGGTGTAAAAAGTTCGGTCTCTGAGGAAGACGCGACCGCTACTGCTGTACTCGCTATTACACAAGTACTCCCCGATGGTCCTGCTGCTGAGGCAGCGCTTACTCCAGGAGCAGTCATTCGTGAGGTACAGGCGGGGGATGACACACTCACGACACTTACCCCTACAGCATTTAGTGATTTCATCGCGAAGCACCAAGATGTACCGGTCACGATTGCGTATATGCTCGAAGGAGAAATGCGTGCAGTGCAGGTGACACCAACGACAGGTGTTATTGAAGGTTCCTCACGGCCAGCTATTGGTGTCGCACTTACTCTTGTGGATACGGTCTCACGCTCACTTGGTGAATCTATTGTTGATTCATCAGTATTTGTCGTGACGGCGATTCGAGATATTACGGTAGGTATTTGGACACTTCTTGCAGACACAGTGCGTATGCAGGCCGATTTTTCGCAAGTGGCGGGGCCGGTGGGTATTGTGGGTCTTGTGGACGAAGCATCCTCGTACGGCATTACTTCACTCCTTATGTTTACTGCATTTATCTCACTTAACCTTGCGGTCATTAATATTTTGCCGTTTCCTGCGCTTGACGGAGGCAGACTTCTCTTTGTGATTATCGAGGCAGTGAAGGGAACACCGATTAAGGCACAATATGTAGCAGTTTTGAACACTGTGGGATTTTTCCTTCTTATTCTCCTTATGGTTCTCGTAACATGGAATGATATTGCAAAATTGCTGTAGATAGGCCAGAAAAACACAAATGTTGTTCGTACACTGTACGGAATCCTTAAATATTTTGACCGCACTCTCATTTAAGGTACAATAGAAAAAACACGTACACACGGGCTTTTTTGTTGGTACAGTGTTCATTAGTATTGTATTTGCACATATTCATATTATGAAACAGTCTAGACTTTTCACCCGCACACGAAAGGAAGTACCCGCAGACGAAACCGCAAAAAATGCGCAACTCCTCATTCGTG
This window encodes:
- a CDS encoding DUF87 domain-containing protein, translating into MTPTNADNKVDTEKIEIFGKKIQSPVVETNIRLAVSAETQPRAQQILTELESCFNQFQDMKGNQCSFRRFSGGKQQKILRDFSFREFDSSFAVPLSLTELSTLIHFPAEGIESTPQFKQSRAKGVSAPLNLPKHGTLLGANEYRNVTTNVYLTPEDRLRHFYVIGQTGAGKSTLIKNMIVQDIQDGAGVCFIDPHGTDIMDVVAGIPPERLDDVIYFDPANLETSIGLNMLEFDENKPEQKTFIVNELLSIFQKLYGANPEALGPMFEQYFRNSTLLVMEDPASGSTLLDISRVMVDPVFRARKLAKATNPVVKQFWEKIATKAGGEQSLENFVPYITSKIDPLTANDYIRPIIGQQKSSFNFRDIMDTKKILLVNLSKGRLGELNASLIGMVIVGKILMAALSRVDDPTKGFPPFYLYIDEFQNITTDSISAILSEARKYKLGLMIANQYIAQIDEKIRDAIFGNVGSMAVFRVGTEDATFLEKQFAPTFLTSDLMNIENRNAYVRILADGTPTQPFNIHTMKPNDPNPEYAKQLIEYSTLKYGTPRLQVDAVIRARYLA
- the frr gene encoding ribosome recycling factor, which produces MSYNTKQFTERAEDVVKWLEREFSSIRTGRATPTLLDLVLVESYGARVPLQQVGSVNTEDARTLRVSIWDKSVIKSVEKAIVDADLGVSVVTDGSGIRVIFPELTSERRVQLLKIAKAKLEEARVSLRGARDETIKEIDKLEKAGEMSQDEKFNAKEDIQKHIDTFNNKLATLMDLKEAEINI
- a CDS encoding site-2 protease family protein translates to MSILIFLVVLFVLVLVHELGHFAVAKWTGMRVDEFGIGFPPKLFGIRRGETEYTFNLFPIGGFVKIYGEDALLEGEATHPDANSRSFMSKGKWAQATVLVAGITMNILFAWFLITLAFSMGVKSSVSEEDATATAVLAITQVLPDGPAAEAALTPGAVIREVQAGDDTLTTLTPTAFSDFIAKHQDVPVTIAYMLEGEMRAVQVTPTTGVIEGSSRPAIGVALTLVDTVSRSLGESIVDSSVFVVTAIRDITVGIWTLLADTVRMQADFSQVAGPVGIVGLVDEASSYGITSLLMFTAFISLNLAVINILPFPALDGGRLLFVIIEAVKGTPIKAQYVAVLNTVGFFLLILLMVLVTWNDIAKLL